The following is a genomic window from Oncorhynchus kisutch isolate 150728-3 linkage group LG6, Okis_V2, whole genome shotgun sequence.
tgacagtcttcACTTTAATCTCATAGTTATtctatcatttcaaatccaaagtgctggagtatagagccaaaacaacaaaacatttgtcactgtcccaatacttttggagctcactgtacgtAGGAAATTAGGGTGCCATTCGAGACGCAACCAGAATATCAACTAATCTCCCAAGAATACAGTAATGGACTGCATTTAGAATCTCACTGTTGGCTTGTTCAATGGAGATAATAACATTTGGAAGACCGTAACGTATCAATTCTGTACATTGTGATTAGTTGTTTACATCCAGAAGGGAGGGATCTTCCAGAATGGAGGAAGCAGTTACAGTAGGCCTCCATCCctaatggcactctattccctatatagttcactacttttctggtcaaaagtagtgcactatattggtcATAGAGTGACATTTCGGACACAAGCTTTGAATGTTCCATTGTTTGCATTGTGCTCCAAACAGCCGTTGAGTGGCCTACTCGAATCAAAGGACAAAGTGATCCCAAGGCATTGATCTAGGTTGAACTTTCTTTAGATAAATGATCAACAATAGGAAGTTAAGACTTTCTTTTTTCCCCTCACGTGTATGAAAACACTACAAAGTGGTATGGTTTCCCACTATCCAGTAAAGCCACAGTGGAATTAAGGATTACTTAGTTCAAATGAGTAAACCATTAAACTGATAGCTATTTGGTGCACATACAGCACCAAGTTGCATTGGTTCAGTTGACTAAATACACAATTACAGTATGCACAGATTTCAGATAATGCAGCTATATTCATATGTAGATACAACATCAGCTTAAATCCAGCAGCATCCCCGTTTCATTCACATGTTCACTACAGAGCATGTTCGCTATGAAGCAAATTGAACGTCACTGGTCAAATCAGCTACAGTAATCTAAGAAGGATTAAAAAAAAGAAGTGtggcaaataaataaaacaaaaagtgaTGGATTGAGGCCAAATTCTTAATCTTTGTTTTCAATCAGACACCAGAGTCATTTCATTCTCTGGAGTCACAATTCATCCTTCAAGGCTCATAGGGTCACAATCTCTAATAAACTAAGATAAAAGGTTATCTCATGCCCAAATGTCCAATACCATCCTTGGGTATGTAGGCAGGGTATGTATCAGTTTTCAAAAGTCATACCTATAATTCTTCACCTCTGTCAACCATTTTACAGTATCTTCAAGCTGTCTTAAGTTTGGCTAATGGGTGTTTTTCTTTTTTGCAACAGATGAATGTACATATTGAGATAGAGAGACATTGTTTTGGTAGTAACTGTAAACAGGAAATGTTGTCTGGAGTCCAGTGGCGTGCTAGTCCCAAGTCGTACTGACTTCTTCTTTTAAAATGTACCTCTGTATTTCCCCAATCCAAGATGAGCTCTTCTTCTCCTATATCAGTGTTGTTCCTGGGGAGCAATCCATCAAATTGAAGAAGCTCAAATAATGTGCCAAATACATATCAGTCAGAGTATTACTCTAGGGCAGATTATGCCTTGTTTTAGAAGAAAAAGCATTTTAAATGGAGATTCTCTATTAAGCATGCTTTTAAGTCTAGAACTAGTCTTTATCTGTGTTAGGTAAACCAGCTGTCAATGTTGTATTTATGCAACTCATTGTGGGAATGGCAATAATGGCATTTAGTAAATCTCTAGACAGTGAGTAACTAACTGATCTAATAGAGTTAAGATAAATGTAATTGATATGACATACAACATGTGTGATTGATGTGCTATTATGATGAATTTATACCTACATCTTGAGTAAAGGACAAATTCTGTTGATGAATTCCATTGGCTGAATTTGCACCACCATGCACCTGAAAGAGAATCATGAAAGAAGCGTGCATTTACACTATTCAAACTCATATATCCTGAGTTTTGTATCGAACATCCTTCGGTACCACTTTATATTAAATTACACTGAAACCATGTATTTATGTGGTTGTTACAAAGGCAagtacagtgtaattacagtgtTGTTAGTACTTTGTTACATGGTACATACACTGTTTGCCGTTcaagaaacacattttttttaaacatttgccaATCAAACTCATGTTACCATTGTGGGTAAAGGTTTCTGTGACAAACTATCGCAAGGAGACGAcagtagtggaaaaagtacccaattatcatacttgagtaaaagtaacgttaccttaatagaaaacgactcaagttaacagaaagtcacccagtaaaatacttggGTTTAAAGTAAATGTCATTGcttaatgtacttaagtatcaaaaggaaaaatatgaataatttctaattacttatattaagcaaaccagatgacaCAATGTTCCTGTTTTTTAAATtgacatatagccaggggaacacttcaaccctcagacataatttacaaatgaagcatttctgtttagtgagcccgtgagatcagaggcagtaaggatgatcAGGGATGCtctgaattggaccatttccctgtcctgctaagcaatcgaaatgtaacaagtacttttgggtgttagggaaaatgtatggagtaaaaagtacattattttctttcagaatgtagtggagtaaagtagtactttaatgtattttttcatacgtattttacaccactgggaGACGATAGAGTGCCACATTTAGTTGCACACACATTGTGGGAATTGTTCTGCCAAAACCATGACACAGCCTAACTTTTAGTGCCTGCAACTGTAGCTTATATTACATTAAATTAGggtgactgtaagtcgctctggataaaaacaAAGTTTAATAGGGAAAAACAATCACAGTCATTGCAAGTAGACCCTACTTCAAAATAGTCACTATAAAACAAAATCTGTCCCAGAAAGGCAAAACAAGTGCTAGCTAGAGGTGGTCCTGTTCTAGTTTACCTCGCTCTTGTCTGGGTGCGTGCGCATGGCCTGCACCAGCTGGTCCACTTCCTGGTTGTGCTCCAGGGCTCCCCTCAGAGCCTCCTCTGTGCTCATGAGCCGCTGGCGCAGAAGTGTCACCTCCGAGTCCAGGGTCGACGGGTCCAGCATAGAGTAGCGCCTGTGATCTGGGGACGagcccctctccctgccctgAGAACACACACATAAAGCGTAGGGATCAACTGGGTGTTCATTAGACActaaaataaagaaaacagaCTTTAACAGGAATAGACTACCTTGACTTTTATAGTTGTGGGCccgaatgaacacaaccctgtttaGTTATTCAATCCATTGCTGGACAAATGTGGAGGGCTACATCTGTCATTGCTAGGTCTGCCTTTGATATGAATACACAGAGTCAAACATATTTTAAGTCATATAGGATACAGACATGAATGAAATAATAGCCAAATACTGTATCCACTTTAAATAAGAAACATGGAACATTTATAATCTTAATCACGTAGAGCTTTTCTACTTCTAGACCAGAGTTCATCTTTGTGGGAACACAACAAGCTGTGTCACATTGATTAGTACACACCATAGCAAAACGTTTAACAAAGAAAACAAGCATTCCTCCTCGTTTCAGCCTGTTTACTCCCGTTTGGTTACTAGTGAATACAACCCTAAGTTGATGGACACACGATGTGATGCGTAGCCAGCACTGTGATTGACatctcccagcccctcccctctcaCCAGCAGGAGCAGTTTGTCTCTCAGGGTCTTGATGTCATCCTGGAGTTTCTGCTCCTTCACCCTCCACTCAGCCTTGTGCACCTCTCGGCTCAGGTCTCGGTCCAGGCCGGGCGAGTGGCGAGGGGAATCCAGCAGTAACACCCTTAACTCGTTCAGACTCCTGACACAAGGGGACGATACAATAAAGAGTACCGTTAAGATTTACCCTTGCCTTCCTGATTcagggtagcctggtcccagacctgatTGTGCTCTTTCCAACTCCAATGCTGTCATTGGCATGACAGTTCCCcagagttggcaagagagcagaaagagactgGCTCCCAGGCTAGATTCAGGGTTGTTTCACTATCAATGACCCAAACATATTTGTTTTTCTCTATGAAAGGCAGTTGACACAGTCAAATACTGCAAACTTAGGTGCCCTAAGAGTCACTGAGATACATAATGTTGTGCTGTTGTCCTTTCAATAAATGTTTGCTTATATTTCCAGGCCTAAGCGCTGTGCGTAATCTCCCTAAATGCCTTAGACTGAGTAATGGGACGCTTTAAAGTAACATAGCATTCTCAGCTATGACAATGCAATGATTTGCGGGGTGAAAAGGCCTTTTAGGCCTACTTTTAAATCAGGCTAATTTTCTCCATTCTCCATTACCTTAACTGCTAAGTGGATTGATCCTCATAAAACAGATGTCTAGCATACGTCTAGTGACTTCATATCACAAAGACGAGTTGTGACTGTTTTGTCAGTCTTTTAAAACGCATGACTCTAGCACAAAATACTGTATGTGTAAAGACGGGGGACAGTTTCATACAATGTAAGCTATATCTTGTAGCTTTGGGTGGGCTGCCATTTTTATTCCGTATTTCAAAGGGAAAATACTAAGCTGTGGTGTAAAATCAATAgtgttccctctttctctcgccaTTAAATGACCTCTCCTTCTTCAGTAGCTCCTGGCTAATGACAACCAGCTGTCCCGATGCATCATGGGACTTCTTGGTCATGCACTCGAGGTCGGCCTCCAGGCGCATCTTCTCCTTGACCAGGGCATCGCCCTTCTTCTCACCCAAGCGAACTTTGCCCTCCAAGGCTGGTGGACAAAAATAAGTTTGAGAAGGATTTAGAGTTAAATGTTTGGTTTGGACCAACAAGTACTGCAATGTCGGCgctttaaatatatatacactgaacaaaaatataaacgcaaagtgcaacaatttctaagattttactgagttacagttcatataaggaaatcagtcatttgaaataaatgaattaggccctaaactatggatttcacatgactgggaatacagatatgcatctgctggTCACAGCAGGTATCTTATGAAAAGGTAGGTGCGTGTATCAGAaatccagtcagtatctggtgttacCACCGTTTGCCACATTCAGCgctacacatctcctttgcataaagttgatcaggctattgattgtggcctgtgaaatgttgtcccaatcctcttcaatggctgtgctccatattggctggaatggaacacactgttgtacacggtaagtatgcaggccatggaagaactgggacattttcagcttccagaaattgtgtacagatccttgcgacatggggctatgcattatcatgctgaaacatgaggtgatggcggtggatggatggcacgacaatgggcctcaggatctcatcacggcatctctgtgcattcaaattgttatcgataaaatgtaattgtgtttgtcgtccgtagcttatgcctgcccattccataaccccactgccaccatggggcactctgttcacaacgttgacatcagcaaactgctctacCACACGActccatacacgtggtctgtcgttgtgaggccgattggacatactgccaaattctcaaaaatgacgttggaggaggcttatggtagaacattaaattctctgtcaacagctttgttggacattcctgcagtcaccatgccaattgcacattccCTCAAAGCTGTGGCactttgttgtgtgacaaaactgcacattttagagtggccttttattgtccccagcataaggtgcacctgtgtaatgatcatgctgtctaatcagcttcttgatatgccatatgtggcaggtggatggattatcttggcaaacattttttgtgcgtatggaacatttctgagatcttttatttcagctcatgaaacataagaccaacactttacatgttgcgtttatatttttgttaaaaaAAAGGATATGTATATTCAGTCGACAGTCagtgaaatgttttatttttattattcatTTGTTTTATTATTAATTAATTTAGTTTTATCATTTCGTTACTTAACTTTTTTTTTCATGCAATATATTTGAGAGTAAATGTTCTCAGGCAATCAAATACTGTACATGCAGTTGATAGAGAATGAATGTGTCGTATTTGTCAAGACATTCATGGAGTGCAAAATACAATAAATAGAAAAAAGAgattacatacatacacacatctaTTGACTTGAATCGGTTTTGGATATCAAAGAATGTACAATAAAAGGTGGCGATATACTCCACACACTATATTCTATGCTCCCATGGGAATTTATTTGACAATGTCTCTGAAGACCAAATCAGGTCTTCATCAGTGTGCGGAGTCTCTTTTCACCTTTTACGCAACATATCGTAGTCGTAGCAGTATCATTTACCAGTTATCTGTGATTTGAGGGCATCGACATGTGATGTGAGAGTAGagacctctctttctcttttggtCAGATTCTCCATAGTTTCTGAAAGAAACGTAAAACCACCGTTGGTCAAAAACCTTGGAATCTAACTACCGTAAAACTTCAATTAAAAGCCTGGGCGTTTATTTGCTTAAATCAATGAACACAACAGGCGCTTATTAGAGAAAGGCTTCTATTTCCTTAACGTATACAGCTTTTGCTCATTTGCATAGTACATTTTGTTTAATTCTAGCATTCACTTCCAGCATTTTAATGAATTACTTCATTTCCTTCACTAATGTGTTATCCCTCTCACACTGTGTCACGTTTGTTTTCTTTTAGTATGCCTCTTGACTGTGCATTTTCGGCAGTTCTTACTTTTACCACGAGGACGATCTGACGATTTCTGCAATAATGTCTATCTGCAGACTGTGGTTACTACATGCCGCACCCACTAAATTCTGCACCAGCAGTTCTAGTGTAGCCACCCCAACTCTTGCGTGGCACTACTGGGTAGTGAATACCTTTGCTGTAACGTTAAAATAACTGTGGGAAAGCAGTGTTTAGCAGGCAGGGGGCGAAGGACACGGTGTGCCGGTGTCCTAGATTTCTTTTTtataaacctttatttaattaggcaagtcagttaagaaaaaatttgtatttacaatgacggcctaccccggccaaaccctaacgacgctgggccaattgtgctcagccctatgggactcccaatcacggccggttgtgatacagcctggaatcgaaccagggtctgtagtgacgcctctagcactgagatgcagtgccttagacctctgcaccacttgggaggctGCTAGATAGCTAACAGCCTCAATGGCAGTTGGCATGGCATAAAGTAAGTGGGTGCAGCATCTAGTAAACACAGTCTGCAGATAGACCCTTCTCAATTTCTGTCTTTACACCCGATGTTGACTGTTTTGTGCATGCCAgttagctagcagttctcagctgttagcagccaaggGCTAGCAGTTTCTTATTGGGAATAAAAACGGATGATTCCAATAACTGAAGTTTTACGGTATGCAAGGTCCTCAAAGTACAATCAAAAGCCTGCAGAGGTCTGACATTTGAAATGCTTTACTATAACAGCGGTTGGACATTAAAGGTCTTTAAAACCATCCTCATTTTCCTAAACATATGTTTACAGTAACAATACAATTTAATTAGCCAGGTTAACATTTACGATACCTTCAACATTCTGTTTTAGCTTAATCTTTTCCTCCAAGATGTCATTATTTTCTATAACCTGAGAGGGAGACAAAATTTAGAGTTAAAATCCATGACAACTcattgttttatttgtttattgaAGGACAAGATATGGAAACACACAAGGAACTAGAAAAGCATGGATATCATGTGGAAGTATTTTACTTACTTGTGTAAAGAATGTTTCTAGAAAGCTAGTATTATATCACATGAATAAGGACATTAGCGCTCTAAACGCAACCTTAGTGCATTTTATAGTTGGGTCACAGGACTCTCATCTGGAGCACAGCATAGCATATACAACCAATGCTACCACAGTTATCCCCCCGGAGGACTCACGTTGGCATCCTGTGGCATGTGGTGGTCATCCTGCACCGCCTGCAGCCGGTTCTCAGTCACCCTCAGCTTCTCCTCCAGGCTGTAGAGCTCCTGTCTACTCTGGGCCTCGGCCTTCTGCAGGGCCTTGTAGTCCACCATCTTCTTCTCAGCCAGCTCCAAGCGCTCCTGGAGCTTGTCTCGGGCGCCGTCCTGCTCGCCCTGCAGCCTCTCCAGCTCGCCCACCCTCAGCTGGGCCTTCTGGAACTTCTCCCAGACCTCCCTCAGCTCCAGGGCCTGCTGGTCACTCCTGGCCTTCGTCTGGGCCTGGCTATTCCAGTTCTGGGTGTTCTCGACCAGCTGGTCCTTGGCATCCTGCAGGCGTGAGCGCAGATCGTCACGCTCCTTGGCCAGCAAGGCTGCCTCGATCTCATGCCTGGCCTTGAGATTCTCCAGCTCCAGCTGGTGCTCCATGCGCAGGCTCTCCAGTGTGGTCCTCAGCTCATGGGGCTCCTGCTGCTGGCCTTTGGCCGAGCCGCTGGACAGCGAGGCCTTCAGGTCCTCAAGGGAACGCTGGTGGTCGTTGACCAGGGTGTCCAGCTTGACCTTGAGGAGAGGGATAcaagattagagagagagagagagagagagagagagagagagagagagacctacatTTCCAAATGAGTAATTTAATTCCCTTTATGTTCTGAGAATAGTGCCTCTCACCTTCCAGTTGTCCATCATCTCCATGTTCTCTGTAGAGGCCTGCTGGACTTTCTGCTTCAGCTCAATGATCTCCTGGCTCTGTTTGTCCACCGTGGCTTTCAGTTTGTCTGTCTCCTTCTGGCCCGTTGCCACTGCAGCCTCGTACTTCTCCCTCAGCTGGCTGCTCTCCTTGTGGTGCTCCCGGCCTGCCGTCAGGAGCTGCTCCCGGAGCAGAATGGTTTCCGACTGGGCCACCGGCCCCTGGGTGGAGTCCCCGTCCTTGGCCGCATCACGGAGCCGGACCTGGAGCTCCTCGATCTCGGCCCGACGCAGAGCCAGTTCATCCTCCAGCTGCATGACGCGGCTCTGCTCCTCAACTGTGCTTTGCTGtggaggcagagtgagagagagagagagagtccgtcATTGCCTTAATGTGGTTTGAGTCATTACTGAAACTGTCAGGAGTATCGTTCCCGTAACAGAATGACCGGATAGTGTCAGTCCTGTAACGGGGATGACGTCTTGCCTGAAACAGGATGGCATCTTTCAAGCACCAAGCGTCCAAATAAAATACTTGATTACAGCATGCAGACCCAGGAAAAGAGGCCTATTGAGAATCATATGAGCGTACAAGCTGGGCCAGCAGACTGCTCAGCATTACAGTGGAAATCCCTTGGTTTGAGGAAATGCTTTGCTCGCAGACATCAAAAACAAGTTGAGCTTTTAAAATCAGCAGGTGCATTACAACCTAATCAGAAGAAAGCAAGCCATTCTTTGCTATTTTGTCACTAAAGAAGCCAGGCAGATGCAAAGCCCACACAGAAACCCCCAGACATAACACTACACATAGATAGGCAATCACTAGGAATTAGCAATTAAAATGTGACATTTTCAAACATCCAATTAAAATGACAGAACTCCATGTTTGGCAGAGCAGACATAATGACACGGAGTGCATAGTATGTTAATACAGACCATTGAGGCAAAATCAACGCTACAGTTGAAAGGTTTCTAGGATTGAGATAATAATTAAGTTCAAGGAAAAGGCAAGATTGACTTCGCAAGATCAACGTCGTCAAAAATAGACAACTGGGAATCAAACAGTTTATAGAGAGCTGAACGAAACGACGAGTCCATTTTGTTTCACCTTGGTTCTCTTACCCAACCTCAAGGGTGCTGCATCAAGTCTGCGTCTTCCCTGTAGGTAAAATCAGTATATTTGTAGCGCTATATAACATTCATGACCCAAATGTGCTAAGTGTGTTTCACCACAAAATTATTGTGTGACAGTATATATCTGTACATAACTGTATAAGGCAAGATTTTGGTCCTCAGCAGAACTTAATGGAAGTTTCACATTGGTGCTAATTCTAATATTATGCCACCAATTTAACCTCCTTATAAACTAACGCAAAGTTACGACATCAACAGTGGAAACGACGCTGACTACAGCTGACAATCGCTCCAGCATTGCACCCTGCGAACTCAAACAAGATTTTTGTGAGTGGGTGGCAAAAGGAACGAGGAAAGAGAGCCAAGAGAAATAGAGCTGAGAGccaagagagaaatagatagaggCTATGTCTGGCACACTACTCCCCATAGAGCACATATGGCTCTTGTCAGAAGTAGTGCAtgatataggcaatagggtgccatttgagacgcgaTAGAGAGGCTTTCTATTGGATGTGAGGCCAATTGTTCATTCATTAATGAAATAATCAATTCAGGTTACACTTAGGCAATTTGTTTGCCTGACTACTCAGACTCCTTGTTCTGGCCAAACGCTATACCACGTCCACAGACATTTGTTTCTTAtccgcaatgagtctggatctgagtacctctcTGACCCATCACCGAATGCGAACACATTCGGGGAtttctgattggtccagaaacctATGGGTTGGGTCAGAGCCAGAACACACGTAGGTAAAGTGGTGGTTTGAAAAttcgtcattggctttgatactctgattggttaaattactttgttttgtacaatgcCCCACGTCACCACAAACaacttcaatgatggcagtctcagactaaagtatTTCGCAATGACAGAATAGCGGAAGAGTTTTAGGGTGAGTTGTCAGGCTTGAAATTTGTTTCTGTCAACATGAAACCTAATATCTGTACAGAGCATTCCTGGCATTGGTAAATACATCAGGGCAATGGCATCCAATTCTGATGGTAGTTTATGCCGTTTGATGACGTAACTGACAGGATTTTCTGTATGAGTGACTGAGTTTGGAGACAGGTGCAGGGCAGGAATGATAAGGATTTGTGCTGCAAGTCCCACAGCAACCAAAACAAAAGATACAGGGGAGAAGCGCAAAGGAAAATGGATACAGGCAGGGGCTCTAGGATGGGCTATCAGTTACCCGATTCACCTCTAATTCTTTCTGAAGCTTTTCTGCTCTCGACTTTTCGAGGAACAGATTCTGCTCAAGCTGCCGAAAACGGGCATGCTCCAATTTCGTCTGAGTCtacagagaggaaaagagaacgAAGAGAGACCAGAGGTAGAAAAAAAGACAAGACACAGAAACCTGTACAGATTGAAGAGGCTGTGTGAAAAATACACATCATATGGGATTTTCTGTAACAGTTGTCAAAAGATTGGAGGAGGAtcgacatttacattttagtcaataggattaagtgccttgcttaagggcatATTAGTCAGATTTttcacctcgtcagctcggggattcaaaccagtgactttTCCGTTACTGGCCCAAGGCTATTAattaaccacttggctacctgccgcccctaaacATTGAAAATGTGAAACGTCCCTGTCTATCTTTCTCACTTCTTGTTTTAATCACTATATGTTTGGCACAGGCTTTTGGTCACTCTAACCTAACTGAGCATCATAGTGTCGATGGCTACCAGCCTACTACTCAATAACTTTCACATTACACTATAGAAAGAGCAAAATTCGATCACTTTTGCTAAAGTAATCTAATAAAACACACATTCTCATTCCTTCAAAACATGTTTATCAAACTATTGTTGATCTAAGCTTTTTACCAAACGGTAGATAAATACCTCAAGGTCTCCTTTGGTGATTGACTCTTCCTCCACTCTGAACTGAAGGTCTTCCACTTTCCTGTAATAATATGTCGGCCACAAGGTGTCAGCGAAGTGCCACAGAAGAGCATCACCGACCCAACAAATGGTTTCTAAAACAATTTACAGTACAGTGACTGcatacatttttgacatgcgtatTTGAGCCCTGTGGGGAATGAACCCCCGACCTTGGCGTATCTAGCGCCATGCTCTTAACAACTGAGCTACACAGTACCACACCTGGTTCAAAATACATGCGGACAGTGCATGAAGTAGAATTAAATAGGTGtgggtactcattttgggtgacCATACTCATCATAAAAGGTGCCAGTACTCCAGCAGTAGAAAATTAGAggagtacatacagtacactgtatAGGAATGCATTGTCCCACTTCAAGAACTGCATACAGTATGTCAATTCAATCACTTGAGGTACACTTGACTGAGCTTGCCCTGtgcaatggaatagtcccaaaagtgctaAATACTCCCTCCCTGAAAACTGGTCAGGTTAAATGAAGCGCACTTTAAGTATGTGAAAGTGTTTGACATATGTATTTGGCACAGGTCTGATCACAGCACCGACAACCAT
Proteins encoded in this region:
- the LOC109892928 gene encoding CAP-Gly domain-containing linker protein 2-like, with translation MDPAEITQIQNAITHQGELLLRQQEQLSQISETLWTLTDFVQPRPNPNPGGANAQVSSPSATGVAIVPPGKLSGNPRSQPPSSMTATLEDVQALNGRSIGSGQVEYQTKLILLQYVDLREAFSKRQSATLPPHRPYYCTIELLPGSTPPQGRLYSLLTPEAAVMDNYIRESLEAESNGITERANQELEKFLCCVSSHPGEQLDQVPRLGKYAQNTLPNSSTRPFEYRSGALRGETDFAKGGVVRRGVGRALGKNDGAVAGTRYFQCPPRFGLFAPIHKVIRIGFPSTSPAKAKKSKRMAMGVSSLAHSPSSSSISSVSSVASSVGGRPSRTGLLTETSSRYARKISGTTALQEALKEKQQHIEQLLAERDLERAEVAKATSHICEVEKELSVLKAQHLQYVTETESNLQQVKTLLASTQKDKVELANQLEEEKRKVEDLQFRVEEESITKGDLETQTKLEHARFRQLEQNLFLEKSRAEKLQKELEQSTVEEQSRVMQLEDELALRRAEIEELQVRLRDAAKDGDSTQGPVAQSETILLREQLLTAGREHHKESSQLREKYEAAVATGQKETDKLKATVDKQSQEIIELKQKVQQASTENMEMMDNWKVKLDTLVNDHQRSLEDLKASLSSGSAKGQQQEPHELRTTLESLRMEHQLELENLKARHEIEAALLAKERDDLRSRLQDAKDQLVENTQNWNSQAQTKARSDQQALELREVWEKFQKAQLRVGELERLQGEQDGARDKLQERLELAEKKMVDYKALQKAEAQSRQELYSLEEKLRVTENRLQAVQDDHHMPQDANVIENNDILEEKIKLKQNVEETMENLTKREREVSTLTSHVDALKSQITALEGKVRLGEKKGDALVKEKMRLEADLECMTKKSHDASGQLVVISQELLKKERSLNELRVLLLDSPRHSPGLDRDLSREVHKAEWRVKEQKLQDDIKTLRDKLLLLGRERGSSPDHRRYSMLDPSTLDSEVTLLRQRLMSTEEALRGALEHNQEVDQLVQAMRTHPDKSEVHGGANSANGIHQQNLSFTQDEQH